The DNA region CATTTTAActtgtaaaaagaaaattacttaaaaatacacgaactaatttcaTTTGCTAATAAAATACACTAACTATTTTGGATTCTAGTTTAATATATGAACTAATGTTTATTTTCTgttaaaaacacaaacttttaaaatttccaGATTTAGACGATATCAACTATGTTTAACATTATTTAGATGATGTCAACTATGTTTTACAGAATTGAAGACGATGTTAGTGTTTAATTAAATGTGTGgttaaagtgaaaaaaattcTTGAAAAATCCTCTCTATAGATTATTAACTTTCTTCTCTATTATATACTTCCATcgtataattctttttttttgataaatttcaAATGTATTGACcatagtaaaaataatatacgTACAACCTAATTGATAACACCAAACTTATTTATCATAGTGTAAATTGACCTTCATTGAATCATTATCACAAGATTCCAAGTGaagaataaaaattagaaatacataaaagtaaactaattCCAAAATCAGTAGCTCGTTTAAAAAAAGACCTGGTTTTCTTCGTCCTTTTCACGATATGGAAATCGACTCCACTTCGAAGCGATATAAAGGGAAATCaaagcaaagaagaaaaaagtttgGAGAATAAAAACGGTTGGAACCGATTAGGGTGTCAAACTCGTATTGAAACTAATTTGAATTAGAGCTTATTTGATTTGAGAGGTTTTGGTTGAGGGTGAGGGTGAGCGTGAGCGTAAGCGTGAGCGTGCTTTTCACGCTTAAccacatgtttaattaaaactattGTCATATTCTATTAAACATTGTCGATGTCATCTAAATGGATGAAAAAAATCTAGAATTttcaaaagtttgtgtatttaatgaaaaaaaatattagtttgtgtattaaaCGGGATCCAAaatagtttgtgtattttattagcatataaaattagttcgtgtattttattagCAAATGACATTGATTCGTGTATCTTTAAGGAATTTccttttacaatttaaaatttgtttaattaAACACTAACACCGTCATCATTTCCGCTAAATATAATTAACAGCGTCTAAAATGATGCCTAAAATCTGTGAATTTACCATGCAATAAAAATTAGTTCGTGAATTATACGGGGATCCAAAATAATTCGTGTATTTTATTAGCAAATAAAAATTAGTCTGTGtagttttgaaaaaatttccataaaacaaaaatgactagatataacatatccaaaatcatatgtctaattaaagtattgtaatattattaatatgaattatgcataaaaatataaattaatttaaaattaaagtatatatcgatcaattattatagtatatttattttataaatatttatatccgtgcatgagcacggaaaaataatctagtatatatatatatatatatatatatatatatatatatatattattcataaaattgtAACGCAAAGTGGATAAGATAATATCCAATGAGAATCAGGTATATCAAACACAGGAACATAAGAGCCACAAAATCTCACGAACCAGATCCTCTGTCATGCCACATCAGCATATGCAATCTCAAGTGTATTAGATTTGCTTATTTCTTTAATACATACTGACGTCAATCtgatttaaatttcataagAGCCACAACATTTCACAATAATGGGAACGACTGCATCTCCAATGGCGAGCCAGCTAAGAAGTAGCTTCTCTTCCGCTACTAATGCGAGGCGTATCGCTGTTCCTAAGGGCATCTCCGGCGCTCCTTTCCGCGTTTCACCGACCAAGAGAACGTTTTCCTTCACAGTCCGAGCTGTCCAGTCAGACAAGGTATCTTCCTAAAGTTAACAATCGTATACGATCCAGATCAGATTGTGCCAAATCTGAAATTACCTAAGCACACACATATGTCAATACCATAATCAGTCATGCCGTATGCCGGTATTATATCTTAGGAAAatcaatattttgtatattattgttTAGGGATTAAATGGCCAGAACATGGTATGACtagttttaatgattttatagaACCTTTTCTACGGAAAGGAATGAGAACTTGGGATTTGAAGTATGTAACTTAAAGTTCTACGCATTCATATTCTTATATAGGTATTGATCTAACCGTTAATATGCAAATAATCTGACATGGATAACTTGGCAGCCAACATTCCAAGTGATCCAACCAATCAACGGCGATCCATTCATCGGAAGCTTAGAAACTCCAGTAACGTCAAGCCCACTGATCGCGTGGTATCTCTCCAACCTCCCGGCTTACCGCACGGCCGTCAACCCTCTCCTCCGTGGTGTCGAAGTGGGTTTGGCTCATGGTTTCCTCTTAGTGGGCCCATTTGTCAAAGCGGGCCCATTAAGGAACACTGCTTACGCTGGCTCCGCCGGCTCTTTAGCCGCTGCTGGGCTTGTAGTCATCCTCAGCATGTGCCTCACTATCTATGGAATCTCTTCGTTCAAGGAAGGAGAGCCGTCAATTGCACCAAGTTTGACTTTGACGGGCCGGAAGAAGCAACCGGACCAGCTTCAGACAGCAGAGGGATGGGCTAAGTTCACTGGAGGGTTCTTCTTCGGAGGGATCTCTGGTGTGACTTGGGCTTATTTCCTTCTCTACGTTCTTGACCTTCCTTACTTCGTCAAATGAATGTACTTAATAATATGATCTTTCACCAATCTTCTCGACCTTCAAATACTTTCTTGCATCATTGTTTTTTTACTCTTGTCTTCATCAAGATTCTTGAATCTCATGATGCTTAATGTaccatttcaaaaaaaaaaattgatgctATTAGTATATTACTATGAATATTTTCTTAgctttttctttgtgtttgttgtCATTAATTTATATCTGTATTAAAGTTGTTCTAAACTGAGTTCGTACTATTAAACCAAGTGTTTCTATCATTCAAGTTCATCACGAACCTCTGAATCCAAGCCATCCGTTCATCCAAGTATATCATAGACTTCTGAATCTAAACCTAGTGCTTCTTTATATTATTGACTCACTTTTATCTTTATAATTCTTAAGTCATCGTGGCAAAATCAAAGCTTAatgcttcttttgttttgtttttcttaaagcCGTGAAGCTTCTTATTATTCAAGTCTCTAAAGACCTCcaaatccattttttttttaagttttcttttgttctatatttcttACGTAGtagcaaaagaaaaacacaaaaaaatgaaaacacaaaAAAGGTTTTGTTACCAAGCCAAAGGGCTTCCTAGCATCATCAACAAGCCAATGTGCTTCCGTGAACAAGCCATAGTGCTTCCTACCATTATTCAAACTCATCAAACTAGCTTCTGAATCTATAAGCCTCCAAGCTTCTATTGTTTGTCAAAGACACAAAACTTATGTCTTCCAGTCTCTCCTTCAAACGTGACGGCAACATTCTTCCGTCTCTGCTACCACAATAACTAGATCCGCTGCGTTCACAAACACAGTGGAATCTCTTCATCTCCATCATGACCAAGGGAAAAAAGCCTCTAAGCTCCTAGCCAGCGATCTACGTCACGTCTTGGTCTATTATCGTTCAATCTCAAGCAGCTAATTCTGCTACAACTCCATTACCTCCTTGAAGTTGAGAGGGCGTACAGAAAGGATCTAGGAGATCGCaaatattattgttaatattagatatttattatataagatattcaCATATATGTGTATCTATTTAGTTTAGGAAATGTAACTCTAACCATGATTCTTATGAGAATCAATATACAATTCTTTCAATCTTGTATTCTCATCATTCTCTACAAtatgaactagattttgacccgcgctttggaagcgcggaatattttacgatgaaaaatttcactaataatttaacaaatattttggtaatttttaaagagtgtgtatttaaaatatttttgcattta from Raphanus sativus cultivar WK10039 chromosome 8, ASM80110v3, whole genome shotgun sequence includes:
- the LOC108819115 gene encoding photosystem I reaction center subunit XI, chloroplastic, whose amino-acid sequence is MGTTASPMASQLRSSFSSATNARRIAVPKGISGAPFRVSPTKRTFSFTVRAVQSDKPTFQVIQPINGDPFIGSLETPVTSSPLIAWYLSNLPAYRTAVNPLLRGVEVGLAHGFLLVGPFVKAGPLRNTAYAGSAGSLAAAGLVVILSMCLTIYGISSFKEGEPSIAPSLTLTGRKKQPDQLQTAEGWAKFTGGFFFGGISGVTWAYFLLYVLDLPYFVK